The DNA segment ATCCGCtccaagaaagcaaactcaatgctaacatttattttgagagggcgtatacaaaaacagggatgtaatgctgaggctctataaggcgctggtttaCATGGCCCGATTTAATTATGTGatgattgttattgttattgaaaTGAGAGAACCTTCTTATGTCTTGTCTTCTCTCTTAGCTGGTTCAAAAGCTGCTTCTCTACACTGGACTAGCGAGCGGATAGTGAGCGTGGCCTTGCTTGGCCTTTTCCCTGCTGCCTACATCTACCCAGGATGTGTCGTGGATTACTCACTGGCTGCAGCAATCACTCTCCATGGTCACTGGTGAGGCCTTTTTTGAACCTTGTACTCGAATGCACTCTGTGAATTAGTTTTTGTAGCTACTCTTCCCAATTTGATCTCCCAATATACACAAAGGTTCAAGTCTTCCATAATTATTATGCCCTCGATCATCCTTTTAACATTGTGCTTGTTCTTCCTGGTCTGCGTTTTATTCAGAACACAAAATCTTTCCAAACATGTTACTAAACTGCTGCTCCTGtgctcttttgatttatttttttctggCTTGCAGTTTAATCAGTCTTTCCAAACATTATGAAGATTCGCAAGATATTCTCTAATTAACTTACTGGTTGAAAATCATATGATTCTAACATCACAGTATCGACACCACAATAGACTGGAATTATGACCCATTATTTCAAAATCCTAAAATAAAGTTTGGGGAAACAGGCTGGTTTATCATATATTATGGAAAAATATATGCACTGACCATTGATTTGAACACTgcaagctctgaagaagggtcccaaaccgaaatgtcaaccattccttctatccagaggtgctgcctgtccgctgagttactccagcattttgtgtctaacctgaaTATCTGCTTATTTCCTGTGGTTAACCTATTTTTTAACCTGTCTGTTTCCTTTCAGGGGCCTTGGGCAAATAGTCACAGATTACGTACAGGGAGAGACAAAAGTGAAGCTGGCCAGGATAGGCCGCCAGATATTGTCAGCTGTCACCTTCGCCGGTCTATGCTACTTCAACTATCATGATGTGGGGATTTGCAAAGCTGTGGCAATGCTTTGGAGCCTCTGATTAATAATGCCATTGTCCGTTCCACTAAACAACTTCTGGGGTTgctctcattttaaaaaaaaatagacaaaTCACAACAATGATTTCTTTAGAAAGCACTGACAAAAGGGACACTTATTTTGGAATGTAATTTTGCAGCCATGTTTACATTGATCATAGCTGTTGCCTTATGCCATCCAGTCATACCATCAGTCTTTGAAATGATATACGTGTTTTACTTCTGTTCCTCTTCCCAACATGCACATTTTTATATTAGTCATGACCAGAGATGGGGCTTGCTTAGCACAGTGGTCAAAATCTGAAACCGTATACAAAGCTACACAgaaattattatatattttgctTTACATTTTCTACAGCAGAGAAACGGGCCATTTTATTCCGCTGTTTTTTTTTGCTTATGCTTGTCCAGAACCCCTTCATACTTTATCTCACCTGGTTCAGCATATTCTTTATTAGTCTCTCTTCTTAAATGGATCAGAACTAATCATCATAATTGCACAATGAAATTTCAGTCTCGTCATTCTCTGAGTAATAAAAGTTATGTAGTTATTGGGTTTATCGGTGTTTATTTTACTTTCctgttttgtaaaaaaaaaaacatggataCCTGCCTTTTCTTCTGAACTCCGTGTAGTCTACTCATTATTTAAGAATAAAACCCACAAATGACTTTTGTTATTATTAATTGCAAAACAGCAGAGTCTGACTGCCATGAAGGTTGTGTGCTAATATTGATCTCTGTCTTGTTCTTTCAATTGAAAACTCCTATTTCCCATTGTAATCAGAGATGTTCTTAATAAGACAGAGATATGCCAAATCAGCATTTGGTCTTTTCCTTTGAGATATGGGCTCCAAGTTAAATTCTATCGGAGAACATCTTCCATGTTTTGCAGTGATCCAATGTGATATGATTTTAGATGGAGCTGTATTACAAAGTTGACTGTAACTCGGTACTGTTAAAACAATTAGCTTTTTGATTCCTGGATGGCTTAATGAACTATTAATATCTGCCATGGAAAGATTTACAATGCACCTGGTTAGAGATAAAGTTGTGTTTTGTCGAATAGAGGGAGGTACTGAGATAGATACGAACTTTGTTGGATGATAAAGGGAATCTTAGCCGTAAAGGGGGCTCAGTGTAGTTGCGGGAGTGCTTCACTCTAAGTGGGCATCAGGAATAGATAGACTTAATGTACTTGACATGATGAGTACCCCCATTCTTAAGCACAAAATCTTTTTAACAAAAAGAAGCTTGCTCATTTGtttaatactttaaaaaataacTTTACCTTACTGATGGTACCCAATAAAGCAATTTGTATGGGTTTGATCTCATTGTTGTTTAAGTGTGAGCAGTTTGCTGCAGTATTTCCCCCTGTGATGGCACTATTGCCTGGATGGTACTTTGGGGCATCCTGAAAGTTCCAACTCTTCGGAACGTTGACCCATATTCATGTCCAAATGTATCTGGGGCAGGCACTCTTTTCCACAATGCAAAATTGGAAGTTTTGTTTAGCTGTGATAATCCGCAATCTGTGTCACCAGTTGGCCCTCCCTTTCTAAGATCAtttatatatgtttatatatatatatatatgtatataatataatatacatAAGTAAAAGCCATTTGGATCGTATGTAAAAAAATACACAAACATGCGCATACCCCTGTAATATGTCGTTAGCATAAGGATCGTTTGTGCAAAGCTTTCAGCAGTTATATTCTCTCCCTCTGGGTAGGAAGGAAAAAACACTGTTTATTGCCACTGAATCTGTTCATAAAGGGACTATTTGCATACAATTTGGATACTTTATTTTGAAGGAATCTTGCTTTTTGCCATTAGACAAAGAGTTTAATGAGAATTAATGTTCACTACAATATGCTGCAGTAAACCTTGTGCAAGCCACATCATATGTATGACTACAAGACTGTGGTGCTTGTAAATAGGTTGCTGAATGCAACTAGACGCTTACTGTGGCCATTGGTTTGGAAATGTGCTAATTATTCCAGGATTATATCGAAGTATGGAAGCCCCTAATATGGCACAGCAGTACTGTAAACTTTTACTTGGGCCAATGGCGTAGCACCTGTCCATCTGTATAGAAAATAATAATTAAACTGTTTGAAGTTGATGAAAGTACAGACTGGATTGAATCACAAATAGTCTTGCAGTGCAGGAGTGCCTAAATGGTGACAGGCAGTGAGATAGCAATAATCGTCCTTTAgttaaatatttctgtcataaTTGTCACTACCACACATGTATACAAGGTGATGGTACAtgtatttatttcagacttcTAGGAAAATTGTTCAGGTTTAGATTAATTGCCATGATTGTAGGTGTGAGGAGAAAACCATTCATGTGCTGTGCAGTTTATTAATGAATAGTCAGTATCGTGACCAATGTAAATGCATAAGATGTCCAAAACCTTGACACTTATTTTCAGTAACTGTAACATTAGCAATCATGGATGCTGAAAAATTGAAGGATTATGTCAAATGTGTGGCAGTTATTACCAGAATCTGTTGCATTGTACAGACAGTTAATTATTTCAACATGAATGTAAATGGTTGCTTTAAGCTATTACATTATGCTGCAGTTGCAGTtaaaagcaaaaaataaaattacatgcacaatttaaaagaaatttgtCCCGACGCACCAACTACTTTGCTTCAGAGCAGATCTTTACTCAAATCTCAGCGGAGATTCTAGAGCCAATTACCATACAAGAATGGTGGAACACAACctaagtattgaagttgggaggtcatgttgcagttataaaagacactggtgagaccacatttagagcattgtattcagttctgggcaccgtgtgaaaggaaagatgttgacaagctggaaatggtgcagggaagctttacgaggatgttgccaggattcgggcctcagctgcagggagaggttgaacaggctagaagTCTAtttcttggaacacaggaggatgaagggtgatcttggaggtgtacaaaaccacgaGGAATAGATTCGGtggcacacagagtctcttgcccagttttGGGGAATTGGGAACCTGAGGACAaagatttaagatgaagggggaaagatttaataggaacctgaggggtaactttttcacaaagggtggtgggtatggaacaagctgccgttgaggcaggtactattgcaacgtttaagaaacatttagacaggtacatggataggacaggtttagagggatatgggccaaacgcaggcaggtgggactagtgtaaatgggacatgttggtcggtgtgggcaagttgggccgaagggtcagtttccacgcagtatgacaATGACTCTTAGAATAACTTTGTTTAAATATTTTAAGTTTTAACCAGCAGAGtaggattttttttaatcaaggaTAGGGAATCCAAACCTCCTCTTATCCTTGGGTGGGGTCAGGGTATTGTATGTAAGTTGTCTCATTGTGTTTTGAGCTGGCtaaaactctattccttggagagctgtGCCTCTGAACTCAGCCTTGCCCTCTGTTTAAGGTGGAAGTAATATCATGCACTCACTGATCACTCCAAACAGAGACACACTCATTTAATTCAATATTTGCAGTTTGTTCTTTAATCACAAACAATTGTATAATATCAACAAGACCAGAACTAcatgtttaaaacaaaaagcaacaaaagataaagctttaaaaaaaaaaaagtgaaaacctAAAAGAACATATAATTGAAAATACATAATTCTTCACCAGGTGTTGCACTAGTTGGCATCCACAATTTGATTTCAATATATTTGGAAAGTTTTTGCAGCAACGAAAGACCAGTGGTATAGTATCCAATTTTGGGGGCTCAGGGAAAATGAGGTCAAAGTTCAGCAGAGATTGATTCAATTGGTTCAAAGAAAGAAGGGTGGATGGTCTACTGAAGATacgttcataggtgataggagcagaattaggccatttggcccattatgtttactccgccattcaatcgtgcctgGTCCACCTtcctctcttaaccccattctccccattaccactgacacccgtactaatcaagaatctatcggccttaaaaatatccatcgacttagcattcacagccttctatggcaatgaattccagagattcaccatcctctgactaaagaaattcctcctcatctccttcctaaaggaacttagttttattctgagactatgacctctgatcctagactctcccacgagtggaaatatcctctctatccaggccacgTTATCCTCAAACCAGAGAAAGCTAAAGACATTGAATTTAAAATCATGTACGAATTGGAAAGCGTAAGAAATTCTGTCCTCATTAATCAGAGAGTATGGAGATTCAAAGTGATTTCATGGTCTAAGAACGTGTTTTTTTCacattgagggtggtgggtgtatggaacaagctgccagaggaggttattgaggcagggacaatcccaacgtttaagaagcagctagacaggtacatgggtaggacagggttggagggatacggaccaaatgctggcaggtgggacttgtgaggCTGGAACTGGCCGGTGtaggcaacttgggccgaagggcctgtttccacactgtatcactttatgactatgaTTCCAACATGGTATTTGCGAAAGGGGAATCCCATACTCTGGTCACGATTCACATTGTTGGGATGAGAAACAAAGCTGACAATCTAACCACAATGGTAGATGCTTGACTCAGGTTTACTGCTGCTTCTGCATTTCTTGAGATGAAATTGAACCTACAGCTTACAGATTTCACACAGTGTAATATTGAACACAGAAATCGAGCAGTGACCAGAAGAGTGAGTTAACCAGTTCTGGTCTTTGGAATGTCCCTGACTTTCATGATTCAACCACTGACAGCTTATCTTCAGACCATGAGCCCTGATGTTTCCCGTCAAACCTCCCTGGCTCCATCCCACATCCTTCGTCAGCTGACCACTACTAGAACCATCGAATGCAGCTTGATTTCTTTGAAAATATTTCTTTGAAGTTCTTGGAATATTTCACAACATTACAAATGTTACATGAAGATCAGTTATTGGTGTTTGAGATTGAGAGAAATTCTGATAATGCAAAGGTGAACATGGAAAAGTTTTATTGAAGAGCAGAATTACGGCTAGTAATTTTAAGATGGTAACTAATAAATCCAGAATTTAGGAGGGGTGAATTAATAAATGGAGTCAGGAAGGGGGAATGGTGCAGATAACATCGGCTTGGATGTTATAGTTGGAGGTAAACGGGGGGCTGCAGAAAATGGAATCTGGTGAGTAAAGGGGAGTATAGGACTAAACAAGGGAGGTGGGATAAATGGGAACTGTGCTGTGAAGGGAGGATCACATGGGAGATGGGTAGattgagtgggtggggaagaagccctctccagcagtttgttcctaAAGTGTGGCGACCAGAGCTACATGCAAGACCTACATCCAACTGAGGTCTGACCACTGTTTTAACAAGTCAGATCATAACCCTCATGTTCTCGTCCTGACCAACAAAGACCAATATCCCAAATGCCTTGTTAACCATGTTATCTACTACATTGTGACCTTCAACATTCTTCGGACTTGTACATCAAGTTACCTCTGTTCCTTACTGCTAGTTAGCACCCTACTTTTCACGGTGCCTATCCTAGTCTCATTAATAGCCCCAAAGCCATCACCCCACATTGACCAGAATTAAACTCTTTTTGTGATTTCACCAACACATCAATATCACTCTGTAGCCCAAGACAATCGTGGTCTCCTGTTCATACTTACAGATGAGTCCATTTCCCACCCCAATAGCATCCAACACAACCTGTTTGAGAGGGAAATGCACCACCTGCCTGCCCTTCCCAGTGCTCACCTATTTCCTCACTTTCTGAGCTTGCAATGCACAAAGCAACTCGATGTACTATCAACCACATAATTTGCATCTCAGATACTTTATTGTGAGTCCAACTGCACCATCCATTCTGACAGGAGTTGCAACTGTTCACCTTCCCTGCCAATGCAGTCACCATGGACATTAGATTCATCCCCTATCCCTCTCATCCTGCAGAGGGAGCATGACACTGCAAAAGGTTACAATGTTGAAACCaattaagaaagaaaaaaactgtccctgatcgCTACCCACTCTTGTCACCAAAGCCCACGCTTTGACCTGAATAACAGCAAGTCACAATTAGTTCATAACAATCTCACCCCCTATTTGAGTTTCTTTACCACAGATGAGTCATTGGGGTGTAACACCAGCATTACACATTCTGGCAACTTCAATAATGTTCATGATGCATATCTGAGATTACTGTTCAAAATGGTTTATTTTGCATCTTATTGTAAAATTAACCTGTGGTACAAATGGTAAGCAAATGCAAATTAAACCATTTCTACCCCGTCTTTTATCGTGATCAGAAACTGCTGAGGACAGAAAAGGTACAGTTTGCGAGGATATTTCCGTCAAAGTCAAGCTTTTTTTATATAAAGAATCCACTCAAACAAAACTTGAAACCTCAGTAAATCACAGAGTGGAAGCGTAAAATATTCTTTCATTTATATCATTTCACTATTAATTCCATGCTGCAATGAGGGTTTTTAGGGTGGTTCCCTCATCCATTTTCAAATGCCATTGAGGAAGACTTGGAACTGTTGACACAAGCTAATTCATTCCAAAGGCAACTCAAGTTACCTTATGTGAGTCATTCATAATTTGGGAAACTGAGTCATGGTTGCCTATGCCATCAATCTCCAGTTCTTGAAgattaaggtagataaatccgCAGAGCCTAATGGGATTCatctcaggttattgagagaggcaggagaggagattgtgggagccttgacaaagatTTTTGCATCTCCACAGGGGAAGGTCCCAGGGGACTGGGGAGTAGCTaatattgttcctttatttaaaatgggaagtagagagaatccaaagAATTATGCACCAGTGAGAATCACATTAGTGGTAGGGAAACAATTGGAGAGGTTCTTCAGGATAGGATGTACTCACATTTGCACGTAGgtaccagtgaaaagcttttgtctgtgtgctttccagtcaaagaaatgactacacatgaatacaatcaagccgtctccAGTGGGCATATAAAGGATATAGGGTACAACATTTATTGCAAAgacataacattgaagtccaattaatagtctgcagttcctcatgtaggCTAGGACCAAACTGTGTGACCTTGATCACCAAGGAGGACAGCTAGTGCATGGAAAGACCATCAGCTGAGGGGCTCCTCAGAGCACATCATCTACTCCCACAACCCAAAACACTAAAAGCAAATGCTTTCTTCAAATTTGGTTCGCTGTCATCGTAGCATGAGGGAATGCAAAGTACACTTAAAGCTCAAGTTACAAAAAGCAGGGAAAACTATCTATGTTCTCTCATCGAGacataaaagactgcagatgctggaatcctgagccaaAAATCAAATTGCTGTTGGAACTCAACAGCAATGAAGAGTcgatgtttttggtcgagactaTTCCTCTGGACTGGGATACGTGTGAGAGGATCTGGTTTCTTGttctaggtttagagatacatttgTCAATTGGCTTTTGGAAGGTTTGTCCAAACACCCCAAACTATTTTGACTCGCACCCTGACACTTCTATCTGTGCTGTTTCATCGATTTTGGTCAAGACCTCCTTCAGCCCTAATTTTAAAAGTCCATTTTCAAATTCTGTACAGAGGTAGTGATTCTGTGCCAACATAGATTCAAACATTGAGTACTGGTCGCTGACTCTTCTCTTGTAGAATATGCGATTGGGTTGCTGCGTGTCCACGGTATTTCCCTCTGAAGTTGTCATCtcctaattaaaaaatatatcaatagTTGTCATAATGCATCCAAGAAAACCTATCCTGCTTTTCAACAGAAAAAAATGCTTACACAgagcgagtgtgtaggatagaaaagcAAATGAACCAGGAAAACAGAATCCTAAATTACAAGCACAACAATGCGTCCATAAGGCCATGGAGAGTGCTACGGCAGATGTGAGGGACAGTAAACAGGAAAGTAAAGTTACATTTTATGGGATCCTTGGTTATACCCCATTGGGGATGTCAAGTTATGTATGATAGAAAGATATTGAAGCCCTTGGAAATATCCAGGTCTTACACTTGATGGATATGTTGGTGACTGGAAATGTTATGCAGTGGTCATTTCCCTAATATATGAATGATTTTGACGTAAATGCAAGAGCCATCATTCAGAAGGTTTGCAGATGGTAAAGATCAGTAGCATAGTTGATAGTGAGATTAAAGTTTGGAAAGTGGCAAATTAAACTCACTAGAGAGAGTGCGAGGGAACATAATAATGGATTGCAACAACTTGGCTTCCAAAGTGTAGATCGCAACTCACAGGATGTTAAAAATGGACCAATGTCTCCACTCTTTAAAGAAGCACGTCCATAAACTGGAGAACTTTACATTAGGTCACATGCGTGAACAATTTGGATGTAAAAAGGTTTGGAAAGCTACCGCTGTAATGTATCAATGTGCAAGTGTACAGTACTTTAAAAAAACTGATTGTACTGATTATGGTTTGTTGGGAGTATGCCAAGTTCAATAAAGAATACTTGTTGTTCACTCCCAACGATTAGTTGCCACTTAAACCATAAGTAAAACAACTCTACAGATAACACACGTTCTAGGAAGTAAGGAGGAACAAAGGTTATAATAAGATATTGAACAGGCAAAGGAGATGAATGAAGATAGCAATACAGGAAGATACAGAGGTCAAGGTGGCATGTGAGTGCGCTACAACATACAAAGGCAGAGAGGGCATACCAGAAATATATAAAACTTTACTAGATCACAGATGAAGGACTGAATACAATGCTATTTACAACACTACGGTGAGGAAGTCATGGCAACTCTGAGGttacaaagatgtacaagttcttGGTCAACACTGGGATAGTTTACTCTGAACCAGAGGCAACCCAGGGtagattttatcaagatgcacaaGACCATGAGGAAGCTTCCCTGGCAAAGAGATCAACGACTGCAGGGCCATCGATAAAGGATAACTGGCAGAAtgttgggagcagggagaaggggaTGTAGTTTGAGAGGATTTTTTTAACCCAAAATATAAACTTTACCTTCAGTTAAAGCGAGCTTGACCTCGTGGAAGAGATGATCAACAGCTAAGGGCAGGAATGGGAATGGATGTAGAAACACTGAAGTCCTGGTTAATGTGGCTTCTCGTATTGTCAATTATCAACCCCCATGTGCGCTGAACAAATGTTACTCTGAACATGACTGTGAGCAATAAATGATTGTAAGCCTCATCAGATcatcaggtgtaggaaggaactggtttacaccgaagatagacacaaaatgctggagtaactcagtgggtcagcaggcATCACTGGAAGAAGGGGAGGTGTCTTCTTcacactctgaagaagagtcttgacccgaaacgtcaactattcctttcctccaggggtgctccagcattgtgtgtctatcttccagtctTAAGATGCAAGGTTACCCCTCTACCTGTTAGTGCAAGCCTTGGTTTGCCACCAGTGTCTAGACTCTGATGCGGGACATGAACGCAGATATGGTGGACATTCTACGTTGGAAAGCATGGTCCAATTTGAAGCACCTGGGACGATGCAGTCGCTTGCTGCAGGTGAAAAATGTGATCACCGCTAAGTCAATCAGTCTGGTCCATACTTGAACACTTGATATAACCAATACTTTAACATGTTGTCACCTGTGTTGCCCACACAGCCTAACCTGAagccattgacaatagacaatagacaataggtgcaggagtaggccattcagcccttcgagccagcaccgccattcaatgcgatcatggctgatcactatcaatcagtaccccgttcctgccttctccccataccccctcactccgctatccttaagagctctatccagctctctcttgaaagcatccaacgaactggcctccactgccttctgaggcagagaattccacaccttcaccaccctctgactgaaaaagttcttcctcatctccgttctaaatggcctaccccttattctcaaactgtggccccttgttctggactcccccaacattgagaacatgttatctgcctctaatgtgtccaatcccctaattatcttatatgtttcaataagatcccccctcatccttctaaattccagtgtatacaagcccaatcgctccagcctttcaacatacgacagtcccgccattccgggaattaatctagtgaacctacgcttgtATTGTATTCCTGCTCTGCAACCCAAAGCAGTTGTTGAAACAGACTGAGATTTTACAGAGCTTATGCAATCC comes from the Rhinoraja longicauda isolate Sanriku21f chromosome 32, sRhiLon1.1, whole genome shotgun sequence genome and includes:
- the sdhdb gene encoding succinate dehydrogenase [ubiquinone] cytochrome b small subunit B, mitochondrial; this translates as MAAVVRLSALCRRGLHSPFLCKSFVAGPLIASKKTQESQVLLVSRIHTSPCHFAGSKAASLHWTSERIVSVALLGLFPAAYIYPGCVVDYSLAAAITLHGHWGLGQIVTDYVQGETKVKLARIGRQILSAVTFAGLCYFNYHDVGICKAVAMLWSL